From Vespula vulgaris chromosome 11, iyVesVulg1.1, whole genome shotgun sequence, the proteins below share one genomic window:
- the LOC127067749 gene encoding protein retinal degeneration B isoform X5: MLIKEYRIPLPLTVEEYQIAQLYMIAKKSREESKGTGSGVEIIVNEPYTNGPGGNGQYTHKIYHVGSHLPGWFKSLLPKSALIAKEEAWNAYPYTKTRYTSPFVEKFSIEIETYYFPDNGYQENVFKLNGADLRNRVIDLIDIVKDQIDYVKEEDPKLYISEKTGRGPLTDTWLEDYWTEIKGKQQPTSSGKSLMCAYKLCRVEFRYWGMQTKLEKFIHDMALRKVMARAHRQAWAWQDEWFGLTMEDIREIERQTQLALQQKMGLAESGEEVTGDDDQDTNTGNTGMTPQESNVARTLAATLSSIEKNEDLQSPLSVRKPSDIPIINTAVSSEGEISPEDSPTEPPNVSPIDEKNEKKSWKKNAASHSPSSAKSMDIQIANWRMESIVRESETSSEEEFFDCQAEEDDGASPVVPTNNVEEADTIFSPSFLQPIASERSKRLQIHTSTSIDVSCPTSPQHSPTHQSCKTTVLLIVMHAGSVLDANVDLTAKKSDVTTFKGAFESVMRQHYPSMVGHVSIKFVSCPSICTEGLGVLSSLSPYSFDMSPSCMDAPQVTNDTIPIGAIPLLASASSDYEEAVSRVVTNANQIYQGFIKSEEGKGFSGQICFIADSVGSILAYDALCRSTHYHSRYNSENNILDTSNQGIENNGISEDGKHLNAPSPRRRSSGTNDSSQQCKLEFDVGEFFMFGSPLALVMAYRKISSHGDKNSNIPKPMVNQVYNLFHPSDPVAARIEPLISARFSLLPPVNVARYQKYPLGNGQPYHLLETIQSNPQLFADGLNIPNIYMTTPSQHAHLRRLSDISIHSTMSGIVDNIPLQVVSALTQKWWGTKRIDYALYCPEGLANFPTNALPHLFHASYWESSDVIAFILRQLGRFDLPMLGNEEKELSCFRPGQPREKWIKKRTSVKLKNVAANHRANDVIVGEGVPQVLVARFMYSPIDVIALTGEKVDIHIMKDPPVSEWTFLNTEVTDKNGRITYRIPDDKALGYGLYPVKMIVRGDHTSVDFFLAVIPPKTECVVFSIDGSFTASMSVTGKDPKVRAGAVDVVRHWQELGYLIIYITARPDMQQKKVVSWLSQHNFPHGLVSFADGLSTDPLGHKAAYLNNLVQEHGVIIHQAYGSSKDISVYTSINLKPNQIFVIGGASKKHHALATILHDGYAAHLSMLQAHGGSRPAKGNARMVIPRGQFGLPGQNASLRRRSSFRTAKRAISQPTVGKIFPLERSTSLGPPSSPPNVPQSAPPIKNTTTEKL, translated from the exons ATGTTGATCAAGGAATATCGAATTCCTCTGCCACTTACGGTAGAGGAATATCAAATTGCTCAACTTTACATGATAgcg AAAAAATCACGTGAAGAAAGCAAAGGTACCGGAAGTGGCGTGGAAATAATAGTTAACGAACCATATACCAATGGGCCCGGTGGAAATGGTCAATATACGCATAAAATTTATCACGTTGGTAGCCACTTGCCAGGATGGTTCAAAAGTTTATTACCTAAATCGGCATTAATAGCAAAGGAGGAGGCATGGAACGCATATCCGTATACAAAAACACGATACACGAGTCCATTCGTCGAAAAGTTTTCCATAGAAATAGAAACTTATTATTTTCCTGATAATGGCTATCAAGAAAATGTCTTCAAATTGAACGGTGCAGATCTAAGAAACAGAGTCATAG atttgATCGACATCGTAAAAGATCAAATCGATTATGTCAAAGAAGAAGAtcctaaattatatatttctgaaaaaaCGGGTAGAGGTCCACTGACGGATACTTGGTTGGAAGATTATTGGACTGAAatcaaa GGGAAACAACAACCAACGTCATCAGGGAAATCGTTAATGTGCGCTTATAAATTATGCCGGGTAGAATTCCGCTATTGGGGTATGCAAACAAAGTTAGAAAAGTTCATCCACGATATGG CATTGAGAAAAGTGATGGCACGAGCACACAGACAAGCCTGGGCCTGGCAAGATGAATGGTTTGGTTtgacaatggaagatatcagAGAAATCGAACGGCAAACTCAGTTAGCACTTCAACAAAAGATGGGTCTTGCTGAGTCCGGTGAAGAAGTAACTGGTGACGATGATCAGGACACGAATACAGGAAATACTGGAATGACTCCTCAAGAATCGAACGTCGCTAGGACACTCGCAGCTACTTTGAGTAGTATCGAGAAAAACGAGGACCTTCAGAGTCCACTTAGTGTCAGGAAACCTTCAGATATACCGATTATCAATACAGCTGTTAGTTCAGAAGGTGAAATTAGTCCTGAGGATTCTCCAACAGAACCACCTAATGTTAg cccgatcgatgaaaagaatgaaaagaaatcgtgGAAAAAGAATGCAGCAAGTCATTCACCTAGTTCAGCAAAAAGCATGGATATTCAAATCGCGAATTGGAGAATGGAAAGTATCGTTAGAGAATCCGAGACGAGTAGCGAAGAGGAATTCTTTGATTGTCAGG CAGAAGAGGACGATGGTGCTTCTCCTGTGGTACCAACAAACAACGTGGAag AAGCAGATACGATATTCTCACCTTCGTTTCTACAGCCAATAGCAAGCGAACGTAGTAAAAGATTGCAAATTCACACGTCGACGAGCATTGACGTTTCTTGTCCAACATCACCTCAACATTCTCCAACTCATCAATCTTGTAAAACTACAGTACTTTTGATCGTGATGCATGCCGGAAGCGTTCTAG atgCCAATGTCGATTTGACTGCGAAGAAATCGGATGTGACAACCTTCAAAGGTGCCTTCGAGTCTGTTATGAGACAACATTATCCCAGTATGGTTGGACATGTTTCTATAAAATTCGTTTCATGTCCTTCGATATGTACCGAAGGTCTAGGTGTTCTTTCGAg TTTAAGTCCATACAGTTTCGACATGTCTCCATCGTGCATGGATGCACCTCAAGTAACGAATGATACCATACCAATCGGTGCAATACCATTACTGGCAAGTGCAAGCTCGGATTACGAAGAAGCAGTCTCACGAGTGGTGACCAATGCGAATCAGATTTATCAAGGATTTATAAAGAGCGAAGAGGGTAAAGGTTTTAGTGGGCAAATTTGTTTCATCGCTGATTCCGTAGGTTCGATTTTGGCCTACGATGCTTTGTGTAGATCTACGCATTATCATTCGAGATATAAcagtgaaaataatatattggaTACGAGTAATCAAGGGATTGAAAATAATGGAATTTCTGAGGATGGCAAACATTTAAATGCACCTTCGCCTAGAAGAAGATCTTCTGGGACAAA TGACAGTAGCCAGCAATGTAAATTAGAATTCGACGTAGGAGAGTTCTTCATGTTTGGCAGTCCATTAGCACTCGTTATGgcatatagaaaaatatcatctCACGGAGACAAGAATAGTAATATCCCAAAGCCAATGGTGAATCAAGTTTACAATCTCTTTCATCCAAGCGATCCAGTAGCCGCAAGAATCGAACCATTGATTTCCGcgagattttctttattaccaCCTGTTAATGTTGCTCGATATCAAAAGTATCCTCTTGGAAATGGACAGCCTTATCATTTAC TGGAAACGATTCAAAGCAATCCACAATTATTTGCGGATGGATTAAACATTCCTAACATATACATGACAACGCCGTCTCAACATGCTCATTTGAGAAGATTGTCGGATATATCGATTCATAGTACTATGTCTGGTATCGTCGATAATATTCCTTTACAAGTTGTTTCTGCTC TGACGCAAAAATGGTGGGGAACTAAACGAATAGATTATGCTCTATATTGTCCAGAGGGTCTGGCAAATTTTCCTACAAATGCATTACCCCATCTCTTCCATGCTAGTTATTGGGAATCATCAGATGTAATAGCGTTTATATTAAGACAGTTGGGTCGGTTCGATTTACCCATGCTcggtaacgaagaaaaagaactctCATGTTTCCGTCCAGGTCAACCAAGAGAAAAATGGATTAAAAAACGCACCTCGGTCAAACTGAAG AACGTTGCTGCTAATCATAGAGCCAATGACGTCATCGTGGGAGAAGGTGTACCTCAAGTATTAGTGGCCAGATTTATGTACAGTCCTATAGACGTGATAGCTTTAACAG GAGAAAAAGTAGATATTCATATTATGAAAGACCCACCTGTTAGCGAATGGACGTTTTTAAATACAGAAGTTACAGATAAAAACGGTAGAATAACTTATAGAATACCTGATGACAAAGCTCTCGGTTACGGACTTTATCCTGTAAAAATGATAGTTAG AGGAGATCACACTTCTGTCGACTTCTTTTTGGCTGTGATACCTCCGAAAACAGAGTGTGTGGTCTTCAGTATCGATGGATCGTTCACAGCGAGTATGTCAGTCACCGGAAAGGATCCGAAAGTTAGAGCTGGTGCTGTTGATGTTGTCAG ACACTGGCAAGAATtaggatatttaattatatacatcaCCGCACGACCAGATATGCAACAGAAGAAAGTTGTGTCCTGGCTATCTCAGCATAACTTCCCTCACGGTTTGGTGTCTTTCGCGGATGGTCTCTCCACGGATCCGCTTGGTCATAAAGCagcatatttaaataatttagtgCAG GAACACGGTGTAATAATACATCAAGCATATGGTAGTAGCAAAGACATAAGTGTTTACACATCAATAAATCTCAAGCCAAATCAAATATTCGTTATCGGTGGAGCATCGAAAAAACATCACGCTCTGGCGACGATACTTCACGATGGTTATGCTGCACATTTGAGCATGCTACAGGCACATGGTGGTTCGAGACCAGCCAAAGGCAATGCAAGGATGGTAATACCACGTGGTCAATTTGGTTTGCCCGGTCAGAATGCATCTTTACGGCGAAGAAG CTCTTTTAGAACGGCGAAACGAGCGATTTCCCAACCAACTGTGGGAAAAATCTTTCCTTTGGAACGAAGTACGAGTTTAGGACCACCAAGTTCGCCTCCAAACGTGCCGCAATCCGCACCACCAATCAAAAATACCACCACGGAAAAGCTCTGA
- the LOC127067749 gene encoding protein retinal degeneration B isoform X6, whose product MLIKEYRIPLPLTVEEYQIAQLYMIAKKSREESKGTGSGVEIIVNEPYTNGPGGNGQYTHKIYHVGSHLPGWFKSLLPKSALIAKEEAWNAYPYTKTRYTSPFVEKFSIEIETYYFPDNGYQENVFKLNGADLRNRVIDLIDIVKDQIDYVKEEDPKLYISEKTGRGPLTDTWLEDYWTEIKGKQQPTSSGKSLMCAYKLCRVEFRYWGMQTKLEKFIHDMALRKVMARAHRQAWAWQDEWFGLTMEDIREIERQTQLALQQKMGLAESGEEVTGDDDQDTNTGNTGMTPQESNVARTLAATLSSIEKNEDLQSPLSVRKPSDIPIINTAVSSEGEISPEDSPTEPPNVSPIDEKNEKKSWKKNAASHSPSSAKSMDIQIANWRMESIVRESETSSEEEFFDCQEEDDGASPVVPTNNVEEADTIFSPSFLQPIASERSKRLQIHTSTSIDVSCPTSPQHSPTHQSCKTTVLLIVMHAGSVLDANVDLTAKKSDVTTFKGAFESVMRQHYPSMVGHVSIKFVSCPSICTEGLGVLSSLSPYSFDMSPSCMDAPQVTNDTIPIGAIPLLASASSDYEEAVSRVVTNANQIYQGFIKSEEGKGFSGQICFIADSVGSILAYDALCRSTHYHSRYNSENNILDTSNQGIENNGISEDGKHLNAPSPRRRSSGTNDSSQQCKLEFDVGEFFMFGSPLALVMAYRKISSHGDKNSNIPKPMVNQVYNLFHPSDPVAARIEPLISARFSLLPPVNVARYQKYPLGNGQPYHLLETIQSNPQLFADGLNIPNIYMTTPSQHAHLRRLSDISIHSTMSGIVDNIPLQVVSALTQKWWGTKRIDYALYCPEGLANFPTNALPHLFHASYWESSDVIAFILRQLGRFDLPMLGNEEKELSCFRPGQPREKWIKKRTSVKLKNVAANHRANDVIVGEGVPQVLVARFMYSPIDVIALTGEKVDIHIMKDPPVSEWTFLNTEVTDKNGRITYRIPDDKALGYGLYPVKMIVRGDHTSVDFFLAVIPPKTECVVFSIDGSFTASMSVTGKDPKVRAGAVDVVRHWQELGYLIIYITARPDMQQKKVVSWLSQHNFPHGLVSFADGLSTDPLGHKAAYLNNLVQEHGVIIHQAYGSSKDISVYTSINLKPNQIFVIGGASKKHHALATILHDGYAAHLSMLQAHGGSRPAKGNARMVIPRGQFGLPGQNASLRRRSSFRTAKRAISQPTVGKIFPLERSTSLGPPSSPPNVPQSAPPIKNTTTEKL is encoded by the exons ATGTTGATCAAGGAATATCGAATTCCTCTGCCACTTACGGTAGAGGAATATCAAATTGCTCAACTTTACATGATAgcg AAAAAATCACGTGAAGAAAGCAAAGGTACCGGAAGTGGCGTGGAAATAATAGTTAACGAACCATATACCAATGGGCCCGGTGGAAATGGTCAATATACGCATAAAATTTATCACGTTGGTAGCCACTTGCCAGGATGGTTCAAAAGTTTATTACCTAAATCGGCATTAATAGCAAAGGAGGAGGCATGGAACGCATATCCGTATACAAAAACACGATACACGAGTCCATTCGTCGAAAAGTTTTCCATAGAAATAGAAACTTATTATTTTCCTGATAATGGCTATCAAGAAAATGTCTTCAAATTGAACGGTGCAGATCTAAGAAACAGAGTCATAG atttgATCGACATCGTAAAAGATCAAATCGATTATGTCAAAGAAGAAGAtcctaaattatatatttctgaaaaaaCGGGTAGAGGTCCACTGACGGATACTTGGTTGGAAGATTATTGGACTGAAatcaaa GGGAAACAACAACCAACGTCATCAGGGAAATCGTTAATGTGCGCTTATAAATTATGCCGGGTAGAATTCCGCTATTGGGGTATGCAAACAAAGTTAGAAAAGTTCATCCACGATATGG CATTGAGAAAAGTGATGGCACGAGCACACAGACAAGCCTGGGCCTGGCAAGATGAATGGTTTGGTTtgacaatggaagatatcagAGAAATCGAACGGCAAACTCAGTTAGCACTTCAACAAAAGATGGGTCTTGCTGAGTCCGGTGAAGAAGTAACTGGTGACGATGATCAGGACACGAATACAGGAAATACTGGAATGACTCCTCAAGAATCGAACGTCGCTAGGACACTCGCAGCTACTTTGAGTAGTATCGAGAAAAACGAGGACCTTCAGAGTCCACTTAGTGTCAGGAAACCTTCAGATATACCGATTATCAATACAGCTGTTAGTTCAGAAGGTGAAATTAGTCCTGAGGATTCTCCAACAGAACCACCTAATGTTAg cccgatcgatgaaaagaatgaaaagaaatcgtgGAAAAAGAATGCAGCAAGTCATTCACCTAGTTCAGCAAAAAGCATGGATATTCAAATCGCGAATTGGAGAATGGAAAGTATCGTTAGAGAATCCGAGACGAGTAGCGAAGAGGAATTCTTTGATTGTCAGG AAGAGGACGATGGTGCTTCTCCTGTGGTACCAACAAACAACGTGGAag AAGCAGATACGATATTCTCACCTTCGTTTCTACAGCCAATAGCAAGCGAACGTAGTAAAAGATTGCAAATTCACACGTCGACGAGCATTGACGTTTCTTGTCCAACATCACCTCAACATTCTCCAACTCATCAATCTTGTAAAACTACAGTACTTTTGATCGTGATGCATGCCGGAAGCGTTCTAG atgCCAATGTCGATTTGACTGCGAAGAAATCGGATGTGACAACCTTCAAAGGTGCCTTCGAGTCTGTTATGAGACAACATTATCCCAGTATGGTTGGACATGTTTCTATAAAATTCGTTTCATGTCCTTCGATATGTACCGAAGGTCTAGGTGTTCTTTCGAg TTTAAGTCCATACAGTTTCGACATGTCTCCATCGTGCATGGATGCACCTCAAGTAACGAATGATACCATACCAATCGGTGCAATACCATTACTGGCAAGTGCAAGCTCGGATTACGAAGAAGCAGTCTCACGAGTGGTGACCAATGCGAATCAGATTTATCAAGGATTTATAAAGAGCGAAGAGGGTAAAGGTTTTAGTGGGCAAATTTGTTTCATCGCTGATTCCGTAGGTTCGATTTTGGCCTACGATGCTTTGTGTAGATCTACGCATTATCATTCGAGATATAAcagtgaaaataatatattggaTACGAGTAATCAAGGGATTGAAAATAATGGAATTTCTGAGGATGGCAAACATTTAAATGCACCTTCGCCTAGAAGAAGATCTTCTGGGACAAA TGACAGTAGCCAGCAATGTAAATTAGAATTCGACGTAGGAGAGTTCTTCATGTTTGGCAGTCCATTAGCACTCGTTATGgcatatagaaaaatatcatctCACGGAGACAAGAATAGTAATATCCCAAAGCCAATGGTGAATCAAGTTTACAATCTCTTTCATCCAAGCGATCCAGTAGCCGCAAGAATCGAACCATTGATTTCCGcgagattttctttattaccaCCTGTTAATGTTGCTCGATATCAAAAGTATCCTCTTGGAAATGGACAGCCTTATCATTTAC TGGAAACGATTCAAAGCAATCCACAATTATTTGCGGATGGATTAAACATTCCTAACATATACATGACAACGCCGTCTCAACATGCTCATTTGAGAAGATTGTCGGATATATCGATTCATAGTACTATGTCTGGTATCGTCGATAATATTCCTTTACAAGTTGTTTCTGCTC TGACGCAAAAATGGTGGGGAACTAAACGAATAGATTATGCTCTATATTGTCCAGAGGGTCTGGCAAATTTTCCTACAAATGCATTACCCCATCTCTTCCATGCTAGTTATTGGGAATCATCAGATGTAATAGCGTTTATATTAAGACAGTTGGGTCGGTTCGATTTACCCATGCTcggtaacgaagaaaaagaactctCATGTTTCCGTCCAGGTCAACCAAGAGAAAAATGGATTAAAAAACGCACCTCGGTCAAACTGAAG AACGTTGCTGCTAATCATAGAGCCAATGACGTCATCGTGGGAGAAGGTGTACCTCAAGTATTAGTGGCCAGATTTATGTACAGTCCTATAGACGTGATAGCTTTAACAG GAGAAAAAGTAGATATTCATATTATGAAAGACCCACCTGTTAGCGAATGGACGTTTTTAAATACAGAAGTTACAGATAAAAACGGTAGAATAACTTATAGAATACCTGATGACAAAGCTCTCGGTTACGGACTTTATCCTGTAAAAATGATAGTTAG AGGAGATCACACTTCTGTCGACTTCTTTTTGGCTGTGATACCTCCGAAAACAGAGTGTGTGGTCTTCAGTATCGATGGATCGTTCACAGCGAGTATGTCAGTCACCGGAAAGGATCCGAAAGTTAGAGCTGGTGCTGTTGATGTTGTCAG ACACTGGCAAGAATtaggatatttaattatatacatcaCCGCACGACCAGATATGCAACAGAAGAAAGTTGTGTCCTGGCTATCTCAGCATAACTTCCCTCACGGTTTGGTGTCTTTCGCGGATGGTCTCTCCACGGATCCGCTTGGTCATAAAGCagcatatttaaataatttagtgCAG GAACACGGTGTAATAATACATCAAGCATATGGTAGTAGCAAAGACATAAGTGTTTACACATCAATAAATCTCAAGCCAAATCAAATATTCGTTATCGGTGGAGCATCGAAAAAACATCACGCTCTGGCGACGATACTTCACGATGGTTATGCTGCACATTTGAGCATGCTACAGGCACATGGTGGTTCGAGACCAGCCAAAGGCAATGCAAGGATGGTAATACCACGTGGTCAATTTGGTTTGCCCGGTCAGAATGCATCTTTACGGCGAAGAAG CTCTTTTAGAACGGCGAAACGAGCGATTTCCCAACCAACTGTGGGAAAAATCTTTCCTTTGGAACGAAGTACGAGTTTAGGACCACCAAGTTCGCCTCCAAACGTGCCGCAATCCGCACCACCAATCAAAAATACCACCACGGAAAAGCTCTGA